The Ailuropoda melanoleuca isolate Jingjing chromosome 4, ASM200744v2, whole genome shotgun sequence region GGAACTAATCACCAGTAGCCTGGCTCTGCTTGACACACACCTTACCACAGTTGCAGCTGTCCAGAAGTGCGAAGCGGCGGAGTCTCCTGACACGGAGAGAGGCCAAGCTTCCTTCCACGGTCATGTGTCAGACAGCAGACAGCGGCGAAGCCCTGCACCTTGAGGAGGAAGGTGGACACCTAACTCTTCGGAGTCTATACCAAAAAGCTTGCCCTGACCTTTCCGTTGGAGTCTTGGGTCTGCGCTGTGCACTATGTCACTTACATACAGGGGAGTTTTTTGGTCTCGCTGTGATTTCTTTCATGATGGCCTCAATCCCCACAGCGGACTGCAAGCCGCCCCTGAGGCGGGGCCACCCTAACCAGTCCCTTCTCCTTCAGGCCACCCTGTAATTCCTTGAACTTCTTTGTACCCCACAGCGCCAGGCTAAGCCCTGCCGTGTTAGTTTTGATCACAGTCTTCAGACACcagaattaagaaagaaataccaAGTTGGAAAACAGCTTAACACGGTTAAGAACTCCAGGGTAACGCGAGTCCAAAGAGGCAGGCCAGCCAGGTCGTGCAGGCAAGTCAGGCTGGAAAGAGGAACTCcgctgttaaaaaagaaaatgaaaagtctcTCGGAGTGCAGGCTCCCGGAGCGTCGAGGGGCTCCGAACCGGCCTGTTCCGCACCGCCCCGgtcccccgcccccggcccgaGCACACCAGGGGTGGCGCGCACTGCTGCGCGTCCCAGCAGCGCCGGCTCCCGGGGAGGCTCACTCTCGCAGGCAGGGGCGACGCGCCGGCCGGCCTCTCCCCGGATTTGTGACGTGCCAGGGGCAGCGCTGGTGACGAGGCCACCACACAAAGCCGGGGCGTCGGGGCCGGGGGGCCCCAGGCCAAGAGCCCcgatgggatggggagggggcggAGAGCGAGGCGCCCCCGGGCGCGGGGGCCCCGCGCAGCATTAAAGTGAGCGCCGAGTCGCctgcggcggcggcggggacCTGGCGCTGGCGGCGGGGCGGCCGCGAGCGCTCATCGCGCGCCTGGCTGCTGTGGCCGNNNNNNNNNNNNNNNNNNNNNNNNNNNNNNNNNNNNNNNNNNNNNNNNNNNNNNNNNNNNNNNNNNNNNNNNNNNNNNNNNNNNNNNNNNNNNNNNNNNNNNNNNNNNNNNNNNNNNNNNNNNNNNNNNNNNNNNNNNNNNNNNNNNNNNNNNNNNNNNNNNNNNNNNNNNNNNNNNNNNNNNNCCGCCCGCCGCCGACAGGGCCCCCGCTACCGCCGGGGCCCCGGCCGCCTCCCGCgccccctctgcccccgcccGCGTGTGCGCCCCAGCCGGGACGCCGCCCCCGGCCGGGTCTCCACTTCTCGGCCGCACCTCCCATGACAGCGCCCGCGCGAAGATGGCTGCGAAGGGCGCGCACGGCGCCCACCTGAAGATGGAGAGCGAGCTGGAGCGCTGCCGCGCCGAGGGCCACTGGGACCGCATGCCCGAGCTGGTCCGGCAGCTGCAGACGCTGGTTGTGCCCGGAGGCGGAGGCAACCGGCGAACCAGCCCGAGCGCCGTGTTCACCTCTCTGAACACCGGTGAGTGAAGGAAGGGGCTGGCTCCCGAGCACCCGGCGCGCAAAACGcgccgcctcctccaggaagcggGCCCCGACTGCCCCCGGGCCGGCGACGGCCGCCTTCGGTATTACCCTTCCTGTAGTGCTGGTTTTAGGAGCAACCAAGGTAATTAGGAAGGTTCTTATGCCCCAGGAGGAAAACCACATGAAGGTTTGGGCgctttgggggagagagagaaactgcccTTGCTCCCTGCCCTTTGGGATCATGTGGGGCAACTCCGTCTACTGTGAAATGGTGGTATCGTCACGATCAGCTCAGGGCAAGGGCTGGACTCTTGCGCCGCCCCTCCAGCCTGCGCCCGGTCCCAAACTCC contains the following coding sequences:
- the LOC117801960 gene encoding tetratricopeptide repeat protein 7A-like — encoded protein: MAAKGAHGAHLKMESELERCRAEGHWDRMPELVRQLQTLVVPGGGGNRRTSPSAVFTSLNTDDFGKLLLAEALLEQCLKENHAKIKDSLPLPEKNEPKMNEARNHLSSILNHGRLSVS